In one Balaenoptera musculus isolate JJ_BM4_2016_0621 chromosome 20, mBalMus1.pri.v3, whole genome shotgun sequence genomic region, the following are encoded:
- the LOC118886292 gene encoding uncharacterized protein LOC118886292 isoform X5, which produces MGGEQEVTIRVITDMPSRYLASQELKVRTHVREPSGTMEEILDVQALLRSAEDPRCPGISQLCRGSQVSRCFSALQRIPGVPALLSSAEDPRCPGASQLCRGSQVSRRFSALHRIPGVQALLGSAQDPRCPGASRLCTGSQVSRRFSALHRIPGVQALLGSAEDPRCPGASRLCRGSQVSRRFSALQRIPGVPALLGSAEDPRCPGTSRLCRGSQVSWRFSALQRILGVQALLSSAEDPRCPGTSQLCTGSQVSRRFSALQRIPGVPALLSSAEDPRCPGISELYRRFVPRKPSLYFIHPEFPTPFMDCGKVVTSLKKHLPDILKILMKFT; this is translated from the exons atgggtggggagcaggaggtcACCATCAGGGTCATCACAGACATGCCTTCACGTTACCTTGCTTCACAGGAGCTGAAGGTGAGGACACATGTACGTGAACCTTCAGGAACAATGGAAGAGATCCTAGATGTCCAGGCACTTCTCAGGTCTGCAGAGGATCCCAGGTGTCCAGGCATTTCTCAGCTCTGCAGAGGATCCCAGGTGTCCAGGTGCTTCTCAGCTCTGCAGAGGATCCCAGGTGTCCCGGCGCTTCTCAGCTCTGCAGAGGATCCCAGGTGTCCCGGCGCTTCTCAGCTCTGCAGAGGATCCCAGGTGTCCCGGCGCTTCTCAGCTCTGCACAGGATCCCAGGTGTCCAGGCGCTTCTCGGCTCTGCACAGGATCCCAGGTGTCCAGGCGCTTCTCGGCTCTGCACAGGATCCCAGGTGTCCAGGCGCTTCTCGGCTCTGCACAGGATCCCAGGTGTCCAGGCGCTTCTCGGCTCTGCAGAGGATCCCAGGTGTCCCGGCGCTTCTCGGCTCTGCAGAGGATCCCAGGTGTCCCGGCGCTTCTCGGCTCTGCAGAGGATCCCAGGTGTCCCGGCGCTTCTCGGCTCTGCAGAGGATCCCAGGTGTCCCGGCACTTCTCGGCTCTGCAGAGGATCCCAGGTGTCCTGGCGCTTCTCGGCTCTGCAGAGGATCCTAGGTGTCCAGGCGCTTCTCAGCTCTGCAGAGGATCCCAG ATGTCCTGGCACTTCTCAGCTCTGCACAGGATCCCAGGTGTCCAGGCGCTTCTCAGCTCTGCAGAGGATCCCAG GTGTCCCGGCACTTCTCAGCTCTGCAGAGGATCCCAGATGTCCCGGCATTTCTGAGCTCTACAGAAGATTCGTGCCCAGAAAACCATCTTTGTACTTTATTCACCCAGAGTTTCCAACTCCGTTTATGGATTGTGGGAAAGTTGTTACTTCCTTGAAGAAACACTtgccagatattttaaaaattttaatgaaattcacaTAG
- the LOC118886292 gene encoding uncharacterized protein LOC118886292 isoform X4, whose amino-acid sequence MGGEQEVTIRVITDMPSRYLASQELKVRTHVREPSGTMEEILDVQALLRSAEDPRCPGISQLCRGSQVSRCFSALQRIPGVPALLSSAEDPRCPGASQLCRGSQVSRRFSALHRIPGVQALLGSAQDPRCPGASRLCTGSQVSRRFSALHRIPGVQALLGSAEDPRCPGASRLCRGSQVSRRFSALQRIPGVPALLGSAEDPRCPGTSRLCRGSQVSWRFSALQRILGVQALLSSAEDPRCPGTSQLCTGSQVSRRFSALQRIPGVQALLSSAQDPRCPGASQPCTGSQVSRHFSALQRIPDVPAFLSSTEDSCPENHLCTLFTQSFQLRLWIVGKLLLP is encoded by the exons atgggtggggagcaggaggtcACCATCAGGGTCATCACAGACATGCCTTCACGTTACCTTGCTTCACAGGAGCTGAAGGTGAGGACACATGTACGTGAACCTTCAGGAACAATGGAAGAGATCCTAGATGTCCAGGCACTTCTCAGGTCTGCAGAGGATCCCAGGTGTCCAGGCATTTCTCAGCTCTGCAGAGGATCCCAGGTGTCCAGGTGCTTCTCAGCTCTGCAGAGGATCCCAGGTGTCCCGGCGCTTCTCAGCTCTGCAGAGGATCCCAGGTGTCCCGGCGCTTCTCAGCTCTGCAGAGGATCCCAGGTGTCCCGGCGCTTCTCAGCTCTGCACAGGATCCCAGGTGTCCAGGCGCTTCTCGGCTCTGCACAGGATCCCAGGTGTCCAGGCGCTTCTCGGCTCTGCACAGGATCCCAGGTGTCCAGGCGCTTCTCGGCTCTGCACAGGATCCCAGGTGTCCAGGCGCTTCTCGGCTCTGCAGAGGATCCCAGGTGTCCCGGCGCTTCTCGGCTCTGCAGAGGATCCCAGGTGTCCCGGCGCTTCTCGGCTCTGCAGAGGATCCCAGGTGTCCCGGCGCTTCTCGGCTCTGCAGAGGATCCCAGGTGTCCCGGCACTTCTCGGCTCTGCAGAGGATCCCAGGTGTCCTGGCGCTTCTCGGCTCTGCAGAGGATCCTAGGTGTCCAGGCGCTTCTCAGCTCTGCAGAGGATCCCAG ATGTCCTGGCACTTCTCAGCTCTGCACAGGATCCCAGGTGTCCAGGCGCTTCTCAGCTCTGCAGAGGATCCCAG GTGTCCAGGCACTTCTCAGCTCTGCACAGGATCCCAGGTGTCCAGGCGCTTCTCAGCCCTGCACAGGATCCCAGGTGTCCCGGCACTTCTCAGCTCTGCAGAGGATCCCAGATGTCCCGGCATTTCTGAGCTCTACAGAAGATTCGTGCCCAGAAAACCATCTTTGTACTTTATTCACCCAGAGTTTCCAACTCCGTTTATGGATTGTGGGAAAGTTGTTACTTCCTTGA
- the LOC118886292 gene encoding uncharacterized protein LOC118886292 isoform X2, with protein MGGEQEVTIRVITDMPSRYLASQELKVRTHVREPSGTMEEILDVQALLRSAEDPRCPGISQLCRGSQVSRCFSALQRIPGVPALLSSAEDPRCPGASQLCRGSQVSRRFSALHRIPGVQALLGSAQDPRCPGASRLCTGSQVSRRFSALHRIPGVQALLGSAEDPRCPGASRLCRGSQVSRRFSALQRIPGVPALLGSAEDPRCPGTSRLCRGSQVSWRFSALQRILGVQALLSSAEDPRCPGTSQLCTGSQVSRRFSALQRIPGVPALLSSAEVTRCPGTSQLCTGSQVSRRFSALHRIPGVPALLSSAEDPRCPGISELYRRFVPRKPSLYFIHPEFPTPFMDCGKVVTSLKKHLPDILKILMKFT; from the exons atgggtggggagcaggaggtcACCATCAGGGTCATCACAGACATGCCTTCACGTTACCTTGCTTCACAGGAGCTGAAGGTGAGGACACATGTACGTGAACCTTCAGGAACAATGGAAGAGATCCTAGATGTCCAGGCACTTCTCAGGTCTGCAGAGGATCCCAGGTGTCCAGGCATTTCTCAGCTCTGCAGAGGATCCCAGGTGTCCAGGTGCTTCTCAGCTCTGCAGAGGATCCCAGGTGTCCCGGCGCTTCTCAGCTCTGCAGAGGATCCCAGGTGTCCCGGCGCTTCTCAGCTCTGCAGAGGATCCCAGGTGTCCCGGCGCTTCTCAGCTCTGCACAGGATCCCAGGTGTCCAGGCGCTTCTCGGCTCTGCACAGGATCCCAGGTGTCCAGGCGCTTCTCGGCTCTGCACAGGATCCCAGGTGTCCAGGCGCTTCTCGGCTCTGCACAGGATCCCAGGTGTCCAGGCGCTTCTCGGCTCTGCAGAGGATCCCAGGTGTCCCGGCGCTTCTCGGCTCTGCAGAGGATCCCAGGTGTCCCGGCGCTTCTCGGCTCTGCAGAGGATCCCAGGTGTCCCGGCGCTTCTCGGCTCTGCAGAGGATCCCAGGTGTCCCGGCACTTCTCGGCTCTGCAGAGGATCCCAGGTGTCCTGGCGCTTCTCGGCTCTGCAGAGGATCCTAGGTGTCCAGGCGCTTCTCAGCTCTGCAGAGGATCCCAG ATGTCCTGGCACTTCTCAGCTCTGCACAGGATCCCAGGTGTCCAGGCGCTTCTCAGCTCTGCAGAGGATCCCAGGTGTCCCGGCACTTCTCAGCTCTGCAGAAGTTACCAGGTGTCCAGGCACTTCTCAGCTCTGCACAGGATCCCAGGTGTCCAGGCGCTTCTCAGCCCTGCACAGGATCCCAGGTGTCCCGGCACTTCTCAGCTCTGCAGAGGATCCCAGATGTCCCGGCATTTCTGAGCTCTACAGAAGATTCGTGCCCAGAAAACCATCTTTGTACTTTATTCACCCAGAGTTTCCAACTCCGTTTATGGATTGTGGGAAAGTTGTTACTTCCTTGAAGAAACACTtgccagatattttaaaaattttaatgaaattcacaTAG
- the LOC118886292 gene encoding uncharacterized protein LOC118886292 isoform X3 codes for MGGEQEVTIRVITDMPSRYLASQELKVRTHVREPSGTMEEILDVQALLRSAEDPRCPGISQLCRGSQVSRCFSALQRIPGVPALLSSAEDPRCPGASQLCRGSQVSRRFSALHRIPGVQALLGSAQDPRCPGASRLCTGSQVSRRFSALHRIPGVQALLGSAEDPRCPGASRLCRGSQVSRRFSALQRIPGVPALLGSAEDPRCPGTSRLCRGSQVSWRFSALQRILGVQALLSSAEDPRCPGTFQLCRGSQMSRHFSALQKLPDVLALLSSVQDPRCPGASQPCTGSQVSRRFSALQKLPDVLALLSSAQDPRCPGASQLCRGSQVSRHFSALHRIPGVQALLSPAQDPRCPGTSQLCRGSQMSRHF; via the exons atgggtggggagcaggaggtcACCATCAGGGTCATCACAGACATGCCTTCACGTTACCTTGCTTCACAGGAGCTGAAGGTGAGGACACATGTACGTGAACCTTCAGGAACAATGGAAGAGATCCTAGATGTCCAGGCACTTCTCAGGTCTGCAGAGGATCCCAGGTGTCCAGGCATTTCTCAGCTCTGCAGAGGATCCCAGGTGTCCAGGTGCTTCTCAGCTCTGCAGAGGATCCCAGGTGTCCCGGCGCTTCTCAGCTCTGCAGAGGATCCCAGGTGTCCCGGCGCTTCTCAGCTCTGCAGAGGATCCCAGGTGTCCCGGCGCTTCTCAGCTCTGCACAGGATCCCAGGTGTCCAGGCGCTTCTCGGCTCTGCACAGGATCCCAGGTGTCCAGGCGCTTCTCGGCTCTGCACAGGATCCCAGGTGTCCAGGCGCTTCTCGGCTCTGCACAGGATCCCAGGTGTCCAGGCGCTTCTCGGCTCTGCAGAGGATCCCAGGTGTCCCGGCGCTTCTCGGCTCTGCAGAGGATCCCAGGTGTCCCGGCGCTTCTCGGCTCTGCAGAGGATCCCAGGTGTCCCGGCGCTTCTCGGCTCTGCAGAGGATCCCAGGTGTCCCGGCACTTCTCGGCTCTGCAGAGGATCCCAGGTGTCCTGGCGCTTCTCGGCTCTGCAGAGGATCCTAGGTGTCCAGGCGCTTCTCAGCTCTGCAGAGGATCCCAGGTGTCCCGGCACTTTTCAGCTCTGCAGAGGATCCCAGATGTCCCGACACTTCTCAGCTCTGCAGAAGTTACCAGATGTCCTGGCACTTCTCAGCTCTGTACAGGATCCCAGGTGTCCAGGCGCTTCTCAGCCCTGCACAGGATCCCAGGTGTCCCGGCGCTTCTCAGCTCTGCAGAAGTTACCAGATGTCCTGGCACTTCTCAGCTCTGCACAGGATCCCAGGTGTCCAGGCGCTTCTCAGCTCTGCAGAGGATCCCAG GTGTCCAGGCACTTCTCAGCTCTGCACAGGATCCCAGGTGTCCAGGCGCTTCTCAGCCCTGCACAGGATCCCAGGTGTCCCGGCACTTCTCAGCTCTGCAGAGGATCCCAGATGTCCCGGCATTTCTGA
- the LOC118886292 gene encoding uncharacterized protein LOC118886292 isoform X1 translates to MGGEQEVTIRVITDMPSRYLASQELKVRTHVREPSGTMEEILDVQALLRSAEDPRCPGISQLCRGSQVSRCFSALQRIPGVPALLSSAEDPRCPGASQLCRGSQVSRRFSALHRIPGVQALLGSAQDPRCPGASRLCTGSQVSRRFSALHRIPGVQALLGSAEDPRCPGASRLCRGSQVSRRFSALQRIPGVPALLGSAEDPRCPGTSRLCRGSQVSWRFSALQRILGVQALLSSAEDPRCPGTFQLCRGSQMSRHFSALQKLPDVLALLSSVQDPRCPGASQPCTGSQVSRRFSALQKLPDVLALLSSAQDPRCPGASQLCRGSQVSRHFSALQRIPDVPAFLSSTEDSCPENHLCTLFTQSFQLRLWIVGKLLLP, encoded by the exons atgggtggggagcaggaggtcACCATCAGGGTCATCACAGACATGCCTTCACGTTACCTTGCTTCACAGGAGCTGAAGGTGAGGACACATGTACGTGAACCTTCAGGAACAATGGAAGAGATCCTAGATGTCCAGGCACTTCTCAGGTCTGCAGAGGATCCCAGGTGTCCAGGCATTTCTCAGCTCTGCAGAGGATCCCAGGTGTCCAGGTGCTTCTCAGCTCTGCAGAGGATCCCAGGTGTCCCGGCGCTTCTCAGCTCTGCAGAGGATCCCAGGTGTCCCGGCGCTTCTCAGCTCTGCAGAGGATCCCAGGTGTCCCGGCGCTTCTCAGCTCTGCACAGGATCCCAGGTGTCCAGGCGCTTCTCGGCTCTGCACAGGATCCCAGGTGTCCAGGCGCTTCTCGGCTCTGCACAGGATCCCAGGTGTCCAGGCGCTTCTCGGCTCTGCACAGGATCCCAGGTGTCCAGGCGCTTCTCGGCTCTGCAGAGGATCCCAGGTGTCCCGGCGCTTCTCGGCTCTGCAGAGGATCCCAGGTGTCCCGGCGCTTCTCGGCTCTGCAGAGGATCCCAGGTGTCCCGGCGCTTCTCGGCTCTGCAGAGGATCCCAGGTGTCCCGGCACTTCTCGGCTCTGCAGAGGATCCCAGGTGTCCTGGCGCTTCTCGGCTCTGCAGAGGATCCTAGGTGTCCAGGCGCTTCTCAGCTCTGCAGAGGATCCCAGGTGTCCCGGCACTTTTCAGCTCTGCAGAGGATCCCAGATGTCCCGACACTTCTCAGCTCTGCAGAAGTTACCAGATGTCCTGGCACTTCTCAGCTCTGTACAGGATCCCAGGTGTCCAGGCGCTTCTCAGCCCTGCACAGGATCCCAGGTGTCCCGGCGCTTCTCAGCTCTGCAGAAGTTACCAGATGTCCTGGCACTTCTCAGCTCTGCACAGGATCCCAGGTGTCCAGGCGCTTCTCAGCTCTGCAGAGGATCCCAG GTGTCCCGGCACTTCTCAGCTCTGCAGAGGATCCCAGATGTCCCGGCATTTCTGAGCTCTACAGAAGATTCGTGCCCAGAAAACCATCTTTGTACTTTATTCACCCAGAGTTTCCAACTCCGTTTATGGATTGTGGGAAAGTTGTTACTTCCTTGA